A section of the Oncorhynchus gorbuscha isolate QuinsamMale2020 ecotype Even-year linkage group LG04, OgorEven_v1.0, whole genome shotgun sequence genome encodes:
- the LOC124034405 gene encoding cytochrome c oxidase subunit 6A, mitochondrial-like: protein MAAFGRIRQTLLRSPVFQTRQLSATAAHGHSEQTARTWKILSFVVALPGVAVCMLNMYLKMQHHAAHHVEPEFVPYSHLRIRSKRFPWGDGNKSLFHNPEVNALPDGYEGRDE, encoded by the exons ATGGCGGCTTTCGGACGAATTCGTCAAACCCTCCTGCggtccccagtgttccagactcGTCAACTCTCTGCCACAGCGGCCCATGGTCATTCAGAGCAAACAG CCAGAACATGGAAGATCCTCTCCTTTGTGGTTGCCCTTCCGGGAGTTGCAGTATGCATGTTGAACATGTACCTGAAAATGCAGCACCATGCTGCGCACCATGTGGAGCCAGAGTTTGTCCCTTACAGCCATCTTCGCATTCGCAGCAAG CGTTTCCCTTGGGGAGATGGCAACAAGAGCCTGTTCCACAACCCTGAAGTGAATGCCCTCCCTGATGGCTATGAGGGACGTGACGAGTGA